The proteins below come from a single Ignavibacteriales bacterium genomic window:
- a CDS encoding DUF5906 domain-containing protein gives MSNNTRKQIVLSVKDKNLVAAQNTRFSTASFDVTSLQSVLTSNNYSSIAWRDRRRVENFSFATAAPLDFDAGLTIQNAEATLGKHNLNYALITSKSHTPAAHRFRVIIPFQRKILSAKDYKRVIRELRDSLFPSMDPNAMDAARFFYYSPAGSHYSSRWNGVDYDPDVNLGSQIKDAWDDSLLVTTGHDEETSAVLLQQKTPIYCPFHDDASPSAFVDRKKGTGEPFIHCSACGKTYWMLERPLVERCKNYWSYQSEVYEFGIKGGRFFMSKIGLKKFFGFVNAVGSKQEKEAFRYLLSSKHISTVNLVKHVVDPSPEATTYSVDNDAGDVIVNYAPIPERTQDNQFIEDYLTNTFGQYKQFIKEYLATYCYSDFRDLPTLVLKGARCSGKNTFAEMVYSIFPAISQMWEAKRSAFTQEAEKKLLVADETVSESEEVYRLIKQYSGSKHATVNKKYVIPYEVENNMNIIILSNSAMPIYVASYEAPTSPETNQFFVYDFKPIAGPIDARLGEKLEERIGHYVRTTLKDVFDKLDFSGNRYSIKVPITPEEAGLFDSNVTEEEMAAEKMIDRVLEKSQESGFEYADHLKDGFLPTAMLEDSLMITKLGVHKVVKALRERGYLEQNKAAKVERNNKRRGCYTMTDKLKKLLGIIPVTAPSEPMPPVTQEAQERIEI, from the coding sequence ATGTCCAACAACACAAGGAAACAAATTGTTCTATCAGTCAAAGATAAGAACCTAGTAGCAGCCCAAAACACGCGGTTCTCAACTGCGTCCTTCGATGTAACCTCGCTTCAATCTGTTCTAACCTCCAACAACTACAGTTCCATTGCTTGGCGTGACCGTCGCCGGGTAGAGAACTTCTCGTTCGCAACGGCAGCACCGCTTGATTTCGATGCAGGCCTGACAATCCAGAACGCTGAAGCAACTCTCGGCAAGCACAATCTCAATTATGCGCTCATAACTAGCAAAAGTCACACTCCAGCAGCGCATCGGTTTCGTGTAATCATCCCTTTTCAACGCAAGATTCTTTCGGCAAAGGACTACAAAAGGGTCATTCGTGAGTTACGTGATTCACTATTTCCTTCGATGGATCCCAATGCTATGGATGCAGCACGGTTCTTCTACTACTCACCAGCGGGCAGCCACTACTCGAGCAGATGGAATGGTGTTGACTATGATCCCGATGTCAATCTGGGGAGCCAGATAAAGGATGCCTGGGATGATAGTCTGCTCGTCACCACTGGCCACGATGAGGAGACCTCTGCGGTCCTCCTGCAACAGAAGACTCCGATTTACTGTCCCTTTCACGATGATGCGTCGCCGTCAGCTTTTGTAGATCGGAAAAAAGGAACTGGTGAACCATTCATCCATTGCTCTGCATGTGGGAAGACTTATTGGATGTTGGAGAGGCCTCTTGTAGAGCGCTGCAAAAACTACTGGTCCTACCAGAGTGAAGTATATGAATTTGGAATCAAGGGAGGCCGATTCTTTATGTCCAAGATCGGTCTGAAGAAATTCTTTGGATTTGTGAATGCCGTAGGGAGCAAGCAGGAGAAGGAAGCTTTCAGATATCTGCTCAGCTCAAAACACATCTCTACGGTGAATCTTGTGAAGCATGTCGTTGATCCCTCTCCAGAAGCAACGACGTACTCCGTTGACAACGATGCCGGAGACGTCATCGTGAACTACGCGCCCATTCCCGAGCGAACGCAGGACAATCAATTCATAGAAGACTACCTTACGAACACCTTCGGTCAATACAAGCAATTCATCAAGGAATACCTGGCTACATACTGTTACAGCGACTTTAGGGATCTGCCCACGCTGGTACTGAAGGGGGCCCGATGTAGTGGAAAAAACACGTTTGCCGAAATGGTTTACTCGATATTCCCGGCCATCTCGCAGATGTGGGAGGCAAAGAGGAGCGCTTTTACACAGGAAGCGGAGAAGAAGCTCCTCGTAGCCGATGAGACGGTGTCCGAAAGCGAAGAAGTCTACCGACTGATCAAGCAGTACTCTGGATCGAAGCACGCCACGGTTAACAAGAAATATGTGATACCCTACGAAGTCGAGAATAATATGAACATCATCATCCTCTCGAATTCAGCGATGCCGATATATGTCGCAAGCTATGAAGCGCCCACATCGCCAGAGACCAATCAGTTCTTTGTATACGACTTCAAACCGATTGCGGGTCCGATCGATGCCCGGTTGGGCGAAAAATTGGAGGAGCGCATCGGACACTATGTCCGAACGACACTCAAGGATGTCTTTGATAAGCTCGATTTCAGTGGTAATCGGTACAGTATAAAAGTGCCGATCACGCCTGAGGAAGCCGGCCTCTTCGACAGCAATGTGACTGAAGAAGAAATGGCGGCAGAGAAAATGATCGACAGGGTTCTGGAGAAATCTCAGGAATCTGGATTTGAGTACGCTGATCACCTGAAGGATGGATTTCTTCCGACCGCTATGCTGGAGGATAGTCTAATGATCACGAAGCTCGGTGTGCATAAGGTCGTCAAGGCGTTGCGTGAACGAGGTTACCTTGAGCAGAATAAAGCTGCAAAGGTCGAGAGGAATAACAAACGACGTGGTTGCTACACAATGACAGACAAACTGAAGAAGCTGCTCGGCATCATACCAGTGACAGCCCCATCTGAGCCGATGCCGCCAGTGACCCAAGAAGCCCAAGAAAGGATCGAAATTTAA
- a CDS encoding tyrosine-type recombinase/integrase, with translation MFLHRRNKIYYLHYLHEDGRRLKVSTHSSTKAGAYTFIQSFKRTLTQDGKRKKLISEFIPEVESYVASTHAKSTAYLFKRCLLNLINVVGDVALRDLSAQSYDFYVAGRLKTVTAVSVNAEARTLRTALNIALRWKLLDSNPFAGLPLPRMPEPVPAFFTVQEFEKMIGVVKEDWLKDVLTFTVLTGLRRGEVVNLQWPQVDLERKLIIVQSTATFKTKAGKKRSVPLGEMAYQILDRRRISFPDTEYVFTRRGKKLSPPWLSHKLKKYVRKLSLDENLNFHALRHTFASWLVQKSASLYEVQKLLGHADISTTQIYSHLAPETLHLTVNKLQLHLGEEKPNEPVDGSLPPPVAKSSTTGR, from the coding sequence ATGTTCCTCCATCGCCGCAACAAGATCTACTACCTCCATTATCTCCACGAGGATGGCAGACGCCTCAAGGTTTCCACTCATTCCAGCACAAAGGCTGGCGCTTACACATTCATCCAGTCTTTCAAGCGCACGCTCACTCAGGACGGTAAAAGAAAGAAGCTCATATCCGAGTTCATCCCTGAAGTGGAATCATATGTCGCCTCCACCCACGCCAAGAGCACAGCCTATCTCTTCAAACGTTGCCTGCTCAATCTGATCAATGTCGTCGGAGATGTTGCTCTTCGAGACCTATCAGCTCAGAGCTATGATTTTTACGTGGCGGGTCGGCTAAAGACAGTGACAGCTGTTTCGGTGAACGCGGAAGCTAGGACTCTTCGTACTGCGCTGAATATTGCCCTCCGTTGGAAACTCCTAGATAGTAATCCATTTGCCGGTTTGCCACTGCCTCGTATGCCCGAACCTGTGCCAGCATTCTTTACGGTTCAGGAGTTCGAGAAGATGATTGGAGTAGTGAAGGAAGATTGGCTGAAGGATGTTCTTACATTTACAGTATTGACAGGGTTAAGACGAGGTGAGGTGGTAAATCTGCAGTGGCCACAAGTGGATCTGGAACGGAAGCTGATCATTGTTCAGAGCACGGCGACCTTCAAGACGAAAGCCGGGAAGAAACGATCTGTCCCACTCGGTGAAATGGCCTACCAGATACTCGACCGAAGGCGAATTTCATTTCCCGATACGGAATATGTGTTCACTAGGAGAGGCAAGAAGCTTTCTCCCCCATGGCTTAGCCACAAGCTAAAGAAATATGTGCGCAAGCTGAGCCTAGATGAAAACCTGAACTTTCATGCCCTACGCCATACCTTCGCTTCGTGGCTCGTCCAAAAGTCCGCTTCGCTCTATGAAGTTCAAAAGCTCTTGGGGCACGCAGACATTTCCACTACGCAGATTTACAGCCATCTGGCTCCGGAGACGTTGCACCTGACGGTGAACAAACTTCAATTGCACCTTGGAGAGGAAAAGCCAAATGAACCGGTGGATGGAAGTCTACCACCACCGGTAGCAAAGTCTAGTACTACCGGTAGGTGA
- a CDS encoding M48 family metalloprotease, translating into MYAYFLAVAALNIALAIRQLKRIGLPYRDFFLSLTVSTLALAVVLEAGCWIFLVNKIPVVLLLLIQAILIGLTTEWWLVEMLKFRLHRVTNRLQKMYNLEVKSDLIYDEENAFATYDKDNRPLILFCVAFANQHKALLTFLVGHELAHLGLGHVQERMQRAQSLDSSQQRRGIANFLPTALLGIPVWHFLNFFNPGLSVIAGALTTITKKGIDNWMNSGYNHSQEYQADAAGIVATMESGYSEELAVKLFSGWAAQEPQRGWFRRHINKLIREETHPASQERAEHAQQVAQHFRLHGPEATRKKYVTN; encoded by the coding sequence ATGTATGCCTACTTTCTAGCCGTCGCTGCCTTAAATATCGCACTCGCCATCAGACAGTTAAAACGTATTGGCCTTCCATACCGCGATTTCTTTCTTTCCCTTACGGTCTCAACCCTCGCACTTGCGGTAGTCTTAGAAGCGGGATGCTGGATCTTTCTCGTCAACAAGATCCCCGTGGTACTTCTACTCTTGATTCAGGCAATACTTATTGGGTTGACTACGGAATGGTGGCTTGTCGAGATGTTGAAGTTTCGGCTGCACCGCGTTACCAATCGGTTGCAGAAGATGTACAATCTCGAAGTCAAATCAGACCTCATTTACGATGAAGAGAATGCGTTTGCCACCTACGACAAGGACAATCGGCCGCTGATACTATTCTGCGTAGCTTTCGCCAATCAGCACAAGGCACTTCTGACTTTTTTGGTTGGGCACGAACTGGCCCATCTTGGATTGGGACATGTGCAGGAACGTATGCAGAGAGCACAATCCTTAGACTCGAGCCAACAGCGACGCGGAATTGCAAATTTCCTTCCTACTGCTCTACTTGGGATTCCAGTCTGGCATTTCCTTAATTTTTTTAATCCGGGCTTGAGCGTCATCGCCGGTGCACTCACGACCATTACAAAGAAGGGAATTGACAACTGGATGAACTCTGGCTACAACCACAGCCAAGAGTATCAAGCGGATGCCGCGGGCATCGTGGCAACGATGGAGAGCGGTTATAGCGAAGAACTAGCTGTCAAGCTTTTTAGCGGTTGGGCCGCTCAGGAGCCCCAACGAGGGTGGTTCCGCCGCCATATCAACAAGTTGATCCGGGAAGAAACCCATCCCGCTAGCCAGGAAAGAGCGGAACACGCTCAGCAAGTGGCACAACATTTCCGGCTCCATGGTCCTGAAGCAACCCGGAAGAAATATGTCACCAACTGA
- a CDS encoding SDR family oxidoreductase, with protein sequence MISRTVLVTGGTGSVGESIVRAFSAKGYAVTFQYLSNEPKAKILSQDTRATPIRLDFLSDFDLPPGGFDIVVNNAGINITSCLSHEVSIESWERTMKVNLFTPFQIVRSLLPEMMRKGWGRIINISSIYGLRGVEWNLPYNSSKHGLSGLTKTVAKEYAQYGITCNEICPGAISSDLMNRIATREGEQLNQSADDYLSEVAAAIPAKRLAKPQEIASLAIYLASEEAGYINGASITVDGGLVA encoded by the coding sequence ATGATATCAAGAACCGTATTAGTAACAGGTGGAACTGGGTCAGTCGGGGAATCGATCGTCAGAGCATTTTCCGCAAAAGGATATGCTGTGACGTTCCAGTATCTCTCCAACGAGCCGAAGGCGAAAATCTTGTCTCAAGATACCCGCGCTACCCCAATCCGACTTGATTTCCTGTCTGACTTTGATCTTCCTCCGGGAGGGTTTGACATTGTCGTGAATAACGCTGGAATCAACATCACGAGTTGTCTCTCACACGAAGTCTCGATCGAGAGTTGGGAAAGGACGATGAAGGTGAATCTATTCACTCCCTTCCAAATCGTACGCTCTTTGCTACCGGAGATGATGAGGAAAGGATGGGGAAGAATCATAAATATTTCCTCAATTTATGGGCTCAGAGGAGTTGAATGGAATCTTCCTTACAACTCATCGAAGCACGGACTTTCAGGATTGACGAAAACTGTCGCCAAAGAATATGCCCAATACGGAATAACGTGCAATGAGATATGTCCGGGGGCTATTTCATCCGATCTTATGAATCGAATTGCCACTCGGGAGGGGGAACAGTTGAACCAATCTGCAGACGACTACCTGTCGGAAGTTGCTGCTGCCATCCCGGCCAAGCGACTGGCGAAGCCACAAGAAATTGCTTCCCTGGCTATCTACCTTGCCTCAGAAGAGGCGGGTTACATTAATGGTGCGTCCATCACCGTCGATGGTGGACTCGTTGCATAA
- a CDS encoding 2-amino-3,7-dideoxy-D-threo-hept-6-ulosonate synthase, whose amino-acid sequence MSFAMVGKNKRLSRLFDPKTMRTVITPIDDSLIFGPFDGLADMPSKLQQIVNGRPNGILTFQGIIRQMPEAFRSTGTIINLSASTSRMQHTNKILVSNVYEAIRLDADAVAVHVNITSRFEQGMLATLGKVVSECQPLGIPVLAIMYPRTENKDGDENYDDLRAADPVEYAKLVAHAVRVATDLGVDIIKTKYTGSADTFRTVVQACAPLPVVIAGGPLLPFGEMLNMAAGAIEAGAAGVSFGRNVFNRQDSGKAIRALKKIVFEKALPKDVFEDQ is encoded by the coding sequence ATGTCATTCGCCATGGTGGGTAAAAACAAGAGGCTTTCCAGATTGTTTGACCCGAAGACAATGCGAACTGTCATCACTCCGATCGATGACAGCCTGATTTTCGGTCCCTTCGATGGTCTCGCTGATATGCCATCGAAATTGCAGCAGATCGTGAATGGCAGACCAAACGGAATTCTCACCTTTCAAGGAATAATTCGTCAAATGCCGGAGGCGTTTCGGTCGACCGGAACTATAATAAACCTCTCCGCTAGCACATCTAGGATGCAGCACACAAACAAAATACTCGTGTCGAATGTATACGAGGCCATCCGACTTGATGCAGATGCAGTGGCTGTTCATGTTAATATCACTTCACGGTTTGAACAAGGCATGTTGGCAACCCTTGGCAAAGTCGTCTCCGAATGTCAGCCGTTGGGTATTCCGGTTTTGGCCATCATGTATCCCCGAACGGAAAACAAAGATGGGGATGAGAACTATGATGATCTTCGCGCTGCTGATCCGGTTGAATACGCGAAACTCGTTGCACATGCAGTTCGTGTCGCAACTGATTTGGGTGTGGATATAATCAAAACGAAATACACTGGCTCCGCTGATACATTTCGAACTGTCGTACAGGCTTGTGCGCCATTGCCTGTAGTGATCGCGGGTGGGCCACTTCTTCCGTTTGGTGAGATGTTGAATATGGCTGCGGGGGCAATTGAAGCAGGCGCTGCTGGGGTAAGCTTCGGCCGCAATGTATTCAATCGGCAAGATTCCGGCAAAGCAATCCGGGCCTTGAAAAAGATTGTATTTGAGAAGGCCTTGCCAAAGGACGTTTTTGAGGATCAATAG
- a CDS encoding pyridoxamine 5'-phosphate oxidase family protein, whose translation MRISFAHEKYSDEELTESIRGILSQSELCSIATVKDKNTSYIHTAYFAFTDSLKLYFLSDPSTQHCVNIKKNPSVAVAIADNHQPWQEPKRGLQFLGTCKLAQGREKLSAQLSYVERFVSYKDWYSLLTKKDLLEFKSKFFVVDVHWVRLFDEPRFGEEVYITVVPNRKK comes from the coding sequence ATGCGCATTTCATTCGCTCATGAAAAGTATTCGGACGAAGAATTGACTGAGAGCATTAGAGGTATTCTCTCACAATCGGAACTTTGCTCAATTGCAACAGTCAAAGACAAGAACACCAGCTACATTCACACTGCGTATTTCGCATTCACAGATTCCCTGAAACTCTATTTTCTTTCTGATCCTAGCACTCAACATTGTGTAAATATTAAGAAGAATCCCAGCGTAGCCGTCGCTATCGCAGACAATCATCAGCCATGGCAAGAACCGAAACGAGGCCTTCAGTTTTTGGGCACCTGCAAACTTGCACAAGGGAGAGAAAAACTCTCGGCTCAGCTCTCGTATGTTGAGCGTTTTGTGAGCTACAAGGATTGGTATTCGCTCTTGACAAAAAAGGACTTGCTTGAGTTCAAGTCTAAGTTTTTTGTTGTTGATGTGCACTGGGTTCGCTTGTTCGACGAGCCGCGATTTGGCGAAGAGGTGTATATCACGGTTGTACCAAATCGCAAGAAATGA
- a CDS encoding host-nuclease inhibitor Gam family protein, whose product MTSFMDELLAEVEEKEHKVKIELDRLKADQLLMAVAKLESQMDDVNKLADDEIKLIERYRKSEIERLDKKRSWLLFNVESFWRVQSEQTGEKTLRLPHGTLALRKGRDKIEIDNMAVFMKIAPRYGFLRTTPEKHEPDLQAIAAHIKSSGDIPLGTKLIPAAINFSYQLTKGNGNGTK is encoded by the coding sequence ATGACATCGTTCATGGATGAGTTGCTTGCAGAGGTCGAGGAAAAGGAACACAAAGTCAAGATTGAACTGGACCGTCTGAAGGCAGATCAATTGCTAATGGCCGTGGCGAAACTGGAATCACAGATGGATGATGTCAACAAGCTTGCTGACGATGAAATCAAACTCATCGAGCGGTATCGCAAATCGGAGATTGAGCGATTGGACAAAAAGCGGTCATGGCTTCTCTTCAACGTTGAGAGCTTCTGGCGCGTGCAATCCGAACAAACCGGTGAAAAGACCCTTCGGTTACCACACGGAACGCTCGCACTTCGCAAAGGTCGAGACAAGATCGAAATCGACAACATGGCTGTCTTCATGAAGATCGCTCCTCGGTATGGCTTCCTTAGGACGACTCCGGAGAAACACGAGCCTGATCTTCAGGCCATCGCAGCACACATCAAGTCATCGGGTGATATTCCTCTCGGTACCAAGCTCATCCCGGCTGCAATCAATTTCTCATATCAACTCACGAAAGGAAACGGCAATGGGACAAAATAA
- a CDS encoding WGR domain-containing protein: MIRLECTTGGHNKFYEFHPLQNNGRFTVKALYGAIGQAPKVSIIYDGDNKAEANEEFQKKLNQKRKKGYIVVTQNGEPVPATAEKKRLMFP; encoded by the coding sequence ATGATACGGCTTGAATGCACGACTGGGGGCCACAACAAGTTCTATGAATTTCACCCCTTGCAAAACAATGGCCGATTCACGGTGAAGGCCTTGTATGGAGCAATTGGCCAGGCTCCCAAGGTCTCGATCATCTACGATGGCGATAACAAGGCAGAAGCCAATGAGGAGTTCCAGAAGAAGCTGAATCAGAAACGGAAGAAGGGCTATATCGTCGTCACGCAGAATGGTGAGCCTGTACCAGCCACTGCAGAAAAAAAAAGACTGATGTTCCCGTAA
- a CDS encoding DUF932 domain-containing protein has protein sequence MAHNLYVGKSGQASMFYFGETPWHRLGRKLADPATAAQAIEAAGLDYNVIKRPLFTKISRQSVLVPDHFATVRLDTGTVLGVVGSRYEPVQNRDAFSFFDPLVDRDEAIYHTGGVLGKGEKIWLLAKLPGYIRVGKSNDLIEKYLLLYNSHDGSSHIRIKLSPVRVVCQNTLSVALAGTEQEVRIKHTATAPAKLEEAHKLLGLTNHLFQQLDFVFNRMALRKVTDRELMQYVKTLIPDNPEAESYTRTENLRKKILDIHATQRDATMHRGTLFGAYNAVTELVDHVSTTEDPSKRLKSMWFGSGEKLKQRAFSLAEDYLKN, from the coding sequence ATGGCACACAATCTTTATGTCGGCAAATCAGGTCAAGCCAGCATGTTCTATTTTGGGGAAACCCCCTGGCATCGCCTAGGCCGAAAACTGGCAGACCCTGCCACAGCTGCACAAGCAATCGAAGCAGCAGGACTCGACTACAACGTGATCAAGCGACCTCTGTTCACAAAGATCAGCCGGCAGAGTGTTTTGGTGCCTGATCATTTCGCGACTGTTCGCTTGGACACAGGTACAGTCCTAGGAGTTGTTGGTTCACGTTACGAGCCGGTACAGAATCGCGATGCGTTCAGCTTCTTCGATCCGTTGGTCGACCGTGATGAGGCGATTTATCACACCGGAGGAGTCTTGGGCAAGGGCGAAAAGATCTGGTTGCTAGCCAAGCTGCCTGGATACATACGAGTCGGCAAGTCAAATGATCTGATCGAGAAATACCTGCTGCTCTATAACTCTCATGACGGCAGCTCTCACATCCGAATAAAGCTCAGTCCTGTAAGAGTAGTATGCCAAAATACACTTTCAGTCGCACTCGCTGGCACCGAGCAGGAAGTCCGGATAAAGCACACAGCAACCGCTCCTGCTAAGCTGGAAGAAGCACACAAGCTACTCGGGCTCACGAATCATCTCTTTCAGCAACTAGATTTCGTGTTCAATCGAATGGCGCTTCGGAAGGTCACGGACCGTGAACTGATGCAATATGTGAAAACACTCATCCCGGACAATCCGGAAGCGGAGAGCTACACCCGGACAGAAAACCTTCGCAAAAAGATCCTGGATATCCACGCAACACAGCGCGACGCAACAATGCACCGGGGCACTCTGTTCGGCGCATACAATGCCGTGACCGAGCTGGTGGATCACGTCAGCACTACAGAGGATCCGAGCAAACGCCTGAAGAGTATGTGGTTTGGGTCTGGGGAAAAGCTCAAGCAACGGGCTTTCTCTCTCGCCGAAGACTACCTCAAGAACTAA
- a CDS encoding DUF3276 family protein — translation MANDSALYSTMVRSGRTTYFVDLKEAKNGNKYLSITESKIDGDQKQKMTIRVFGETIEEFRKAVNDAAAAIMQ, via the coding sequence ATGGCAAACGACAGCGCACTCTATTCGACCATGGTTAGATCTGGCCGAACGACATACTTCGTGGATTTGAAAGAGGCGAAGAACGGGAACAAATATCTCTCCATAACGGAATCGAAAATCGACGGCGACCAGAAACAGAAGATGACAATCCGTGTTTTCGGCGAGACCATCGAAGAGTTCCGCAAGGCAGTCAACGACGCGGCTGCTGCAATCATGCAATAG